Within the Verrucomicrobiia bacterium genome, the region GCGGGGTGGTTTCGACGAAGTTACCACTGTTGCCCACGAGATCCCAGAAGCGGGCGAAGCGGCGCATCTTCTGCATCGTGGCGAAATCGAGGTCGCGATTCTGCAAGATCTCATACGGCGTCTGCGCGCTGTAGAGCATCGTGAACTCTTTATCGTGTCGTACGATGGGTGTGCCGCGTAGACGTTTCAGGATGCCCACTTGGATTTCTTGCGGCTTCAACGCGATGAGGCGATCGAAGCCTGCGGCGAAGCTCGCGAGCGTTTCACCGGGCAGACCCACGATGAGATCCGCGTGAATATGCACGCCGGTATGCTCGCGCAGATAGCGGAAGTTATCCGCCATCTTGTTGAAGTCCTGACGGCGGCTGATGTTCTTGCCGACTTCGGGATTGAAGGTCTGGATGCCGACTTCGAGTTGCACGCCACCGGGCGGGAACTTCGCGATGAGTTCGCGCAAGGCTTCGGGCAGGCGATCCGGCACCATCTCGAAATGGACGAAGAGGTCCGGCTGCCAGCGATCGAGGAAGAATTGGAGGATTGCCTTGCTGATGTTCAGGTTCAGGTTGAACGTGCGGTCCACGAACTTGAACTGCTTCAGCCCGCGATCTAGCAGCTTCTGGCACTCGGCGAGAATGGCTTCCAACGGCACTTGTCGCACGGGGATATCGAGTGAGGACAGGCAGAATTCACAGGTGAAGGGGCATCCGCGTGAAGCCTCTATGTAAACGATGCGATGGGCGACGTCATCTTTGTTGTAGAGCTCATAGGGCAGCTTGATCTGGCTGAAATCGGGCAGGGGAGCGGCGATGATCTTTGACGCGGGGCGTTCGCCGTTCACGAGCTTGCGGCAGAGCTTGGCGAATTCCAGATCAGCCTCGCCGGTGATGACATAATCCGCCAGCGCGACGATCTCCTGGCCTTCCGTCTCGTAGCTCACCTCGGGTCCGCCCAGCACGATGATGAGGTCTGGGCGGATGCGTTTCAGCGTGGAGATGACCTCGCGCGTCTGCACGGTGTTCCAGATATACACGCCGAAGCCGATGATCTGCAGATTCCGCGCCAGCAAGACCTCCGCGATGTCCAAGGCGCGCTGGTTGATATCGAACTCCACCAGACACGTACGCGCTTGCAGCTCACCCATATTGGCCAGCAGATAGCGCAGGCCAAAGGCAGCATGAATGTACTTCGCATTAAGCGTGGTCAGGACAATGTCGGTCATGACAGGACAGACAACATAGACGATTCAGAGGTGGAGGAGAATAGGGAAAATAACTGAGGTTAAATGATGGCTATTGCCTTCAGCTATATATTTTATCACCGTTGAATATCATGAAAGCCGAGGATTTTGGCCAAAATACAGCAGCGATACTGAAATTTAAGGAACACTTGGGGTCGTTACCTTGGTTTTCACGGATTGAAACTTCATGCACAGATGAAGAGAAGGTCGAACGCGTTAAACTGGAGTTTTTACTGGATCGTCCTGTTGCTCCTTGGGGAGATGTCATGATTGATGCGGAAACCAAAATTGAGCGGCGCATCATGGATTCTGGCAGATTGGTGCAGCAGCATCGATTGCAGAATTGGTTTGTTACGCCTTGGAGTTCTGCTCAAGTAAGTAAGGTTATGGATGTTTTATTGGAAAGGTATCCAGAGTATTACAAGGATACGTTCAGCTATGCGTATGAACGGATTGAATTTCCTGAACGATTTGTCCGGTATGCATATTTTGAATTGCTGGTAGATGACATATTTCCTCGCATAACATTCTTTCGCGATCAGCTACCTTGGTTTGAAAAGGGTTTTTGGCCCTGCGGATGGAAAGGGTGTTATCCTGAGGGGCGTCTGATTTTGCTTTGATGGGTTAGTCTGATTTTATCCCGGAGGGATAAAAGCTTGTAGCCGGTGGTTTCGCGAGGGCCGAGCGACACCACCGGACAAAGTTTCGAAAAGAGCTGCACCCCGGAGGGGTGCTAGCAAAAAGACGCTACATAAACCCTCAATCTAAATACTGCTCGTCGAATTCCACTCC harbors:
- a CDS encoding DUF4080 domain-containing protein gives rise to the protein MTDIVLTTLNAKYIHAAFGLRYLLANMGELQARTCLVEFDINQRALDIAEVLLARNLQIIGFGVYIWNTVQTREVISTLKRIRPDLIIVLGGPEVSYETEGQEIVALADYVITGEADLEFAKLCRKLVNGERPASKIIAAPLPDFSQIKLPYELYNKDDVAHRIVYIEASRGCPFTCEFCLSSLDIPVRQVPLEAILAECQKLLDRGLKQFKFVDRTFNLNLNISKAILQFFLDRWQPDLFVHFEMVPDRLPEALRELIAKFPPGGVQLEVGIQTFNPEVGKNISRRQDFNKMADNFRYLREHTGVHIHADLIVGLPGETLASFAAGFDRLIALKPQEIQVGILKRLRGTPIVRHDKEFTMLYSAQTPYEILQNRDLDFATMQKMRRFARFWDLVGNSGNFVETTPLIWHEQPSAFHAFLEWTEWLYQRVGRTNQIALPRLMEFLFEFLTTVRAMPIEAVALSLWHDFQRAGRKDKPEFLRPYLSEEKHPTPSREKLTGPKRQARHVAA